From Oceanipulchritudo coccoides, the proteins below share one genomic window:
- the rsfS gene encoding ribosome silencing factor has translation MPVTATKDTSTLPQTLQRCLIALDQKKAESLRLIDVGEVSSITDYLLIATGTSNPHLKALGKVVEEELDKLGQEAQVTGSGDQSGWVVIDAFDFMVHIFTGETREFFNLEGLWRDGESIDIEGYLT, from the coding sequence ATGCCAGTAACCGCAACGAAAGACACCTCGACCCTTCCGCAAACCTTGCAGCGCTGCCTGATCGCGCTGGACCAGAAAAAAGCCGAATCGCTTCGATTGATCGACGTGGGGGAGGTCTCTTCAATCACCGATTATCTTTTGATTGCGACGGGCACCAGTAATCCGCACCTGAAGGCTCTCGGAAAAGTGGTTGAGGAGGAGCTGGATAAATTGGGCCAGGAGGCTCAGGTCACGGGGTCCGGAGACCAGTCTGGATGGGTTGTCATAGATGCCTTTGACTTCATGGTCCATATCTTCACCGGCGAGACGCGTGAATTTTTTAATCTTGAAGGGCTTTGGCGAGATGGGGAATCCATCGACATCGAAGGCTACTTAACTTGA
- a CDS encoding response regulator yields MQLSPEILLNELFFLIAALVMAFHLLLYGLSRRRVWSLGGGELLRLPIVILVTGGTLLYLEGSLRLTEIEKENARQSKILSETMSVEDIYAFRYRGEAALNRATGRFERFVEASYPLRRYPVLVRVYGQDLNGSIRCLVEANSTMSTINVPDRPRQIEPSLHLLAAFQSRTTITSDETSVDVGNGIFAYSRTASIGLESPGYVVSVGVPRIGLIGEIRAAQEDSIRLTILMIAIATVLMITANRLRSALDRQKRLASEILDREKLFRSIFDNSAAAISVMDANGKFERVNDRWTELFGYTLDDVPTPIDLSAEEDRADTRRMARSLSTGDVTAYRVERKFQRKDGSIFWGDISVRALRGADGQLKGIASLILDISGRKEVEESLLHRDRLLTGLADALAKLLEFREGLGSAMPEALSTIGWAANVDRVYIFEEHYDEATDGDVISMRFEWVAPNITAQLHNPVMQSLEWESGLDRWKEILHRNQVVHGVVADMEAEEQEVLKGQDIVSILLVPIFVENQMWGFVGFDDCTKVHRWSDTEISILRAAGKGFGIAVQRERSEASLLAAKDRAEMLNQKLSTEIDRANLLATEAAEANETKSRFLANMSHEIRTPMNGVLGMCTVLGGTELSDEQVEYLTVIRKSAEGLLGIIEDILDFSKIEAGKLELDEVETNVINLVEDALDLFALAVSEKGIDLLHHITPDVPERVYVDPTRLRQILVNILGNAVKFTKKGQIMLRVTSEGLEEGRVRLIFTLTDSGPGVDPLMQDHLFEAFNQLDSSTARKYGGTGLGLTISQKLTQRMGGDLALDSSSSKGSTFSFNVLGTTLSGGWLEPHLPAAGDPPHTVLLFDPNPATRSFYRDRISSLGADVISFDGKPEADATIPENALLILNHPELFPTTEGSVIELDLPKENGKYPDAIILASPGESRNWEIAGVESVAFLMKPLRSLALVQILYPNARNTPLPFPNRARQKTPGQELSVLMRNRRILVVDDNKTNLQVAKLLLKRHGLDVEIVRSGQEALQSVEKKLPDVVFLDLQMPDMDGFETARRILQKSPHPYIIAMTAAATTDDRQASEAAGMRDFVAKPIKESDLTRALWTFYHQLKAD; encoded by the coding sequence ATGCAACTGAGTCCTGAAATCCTCTTGAATGAGCTTTTTTTCCTGATTGCCGCACTGGTAATGGCCTTCCACCTGTTGCTGTACGGGTTGTCCCGCCGGCGGGTCTGGTCCCTCGGTGGGGGAGAATTACTGAGGTTACCAATTGTTATCCTCGTGACTGGAGGGACCTTGCTTTATCTTGAGGGGAGCCTCCGCCTGACGGAGATAGAAAAAGAAAACGCCCGGCAATCGAAGATTCTCTCGGAAACGATGTCGGTGGAAGATATCTATGCTTTCCGGTATCGTGGGGAGGCTGCCCTGAATCGGGCCACCGGTCGGTTTGAGCGCTTTGTCGAGGCCAGCTATCCGCTCCGTCGCTATCCTGTGCTGGTCCGCGTCTACGGACAGGATCTTAACGGCAGCATCCGTTGCCTTGTGGAAGCCAACAGCACAATGTCGACAATCAATGTTCCGGACAGGCCGAGACAGATTGAACCCTCGCTGCACCTGCTGGCGGCCTTCCAGAGCCGGACAACCATCACCAGTGACGAAACGAGTGTTGATGTGGGAAACGGCATTTTTGCTTACTCCAGGACGGCCTCCATTGGCCTCGAATCTCCGGGCTATGTGGTTTCAGTCGGGGTGCCACGGATTGGATTAATCGGGGAAATCCGCGCGGCACAGGAGGACTCCATACGCCTGACAATCCTCATGATCGCGATTGCCACGGTGCTGATGATCACGGCAAACCGCCTCCGGAGCGCTCTTGATCGGCAAAAGCGGCTCGCTTCGGAAATTCTGGATCGTGAAAAGCTCTTCCGAAGCATTTTTGACAATAGTGCCGCAGCCATCTCGGTGATGGACGCGAATGGGAAATTTGAGCGGGTCAATGACCGTTGGACGGAGCTTTTTGGCTACACCCTGGATGACGTCCCAACCCCCATCGACTTGTCGGCGGAAGAGGACCGGGCAGATACTCGCCGTATGGCTCGTTCCCTGTCCACGGGGGATGTGACTGCCTATCGCGTGGAACGCAAATTCCAGCGAAAAGATGGCAGCATCTTCTGGGGAGATATTTCCGTACGGGCACTGCGTGGAGCGGATGGCCAGCTCAAGGGGATTGCCTCCCTGATTCTCGACATTTCCGGCCGAAAGGAAGTGGAGGAATCCCTCCTGCATCGTGACCGACTCTTGACCGGGCTCGCTGACGCCCTTGCGAAGCTGCTTGAATTCCGCGAGGGCTTGGGCTCGGCCATGCCGGAGGCCCTCTCCACGATTGGTTGGGCTGCCAATGTCGACCGGGTCTATATTTTTGAAGAGCACTACGACGAGGCGACCGATGGCGATGTCATCAGCATGCGCTTTGAGTGGGTGGCACCCAATATTACCGCCCAGTTACACAATCCTGTGATGCAAAGCCTGGAATGGGAGTCCGGGTTGGACAGGTGGAAGGAGATCCTGCACCGCAATCAGGTGGTTCATGGAGTCGTGGCGGACATGGAAGCCGAGGAGCAGGAAGTACTGAAGGGACAGGATATTGTCTCAATCCTGCTGGTCCCGATTTTTGTCGAGAACCAGATGTGGGGATTTGTCGGATTTGATGATTGTACCAAGGTCCATCGGTGGAGTGACACGGAAATATCCATTCTACGGGCCGCCGGGAAGGGCTTTGGCATTGCGGTCCAGCGCGAGCGGTCTGAGGCCTCCCTCCTGGCCGCCAAAGATCGTGCCGAAATGCTCAATCAGAAGCTGTCCACGGAAATTGACCGTGCCAATCTGCTTGCGACAGAGGCGGCCGAGGCAAATGAGACCAAGAGCCGCTTCCTCGCCAACATGAGTCATGAGATTCGTACCCCGATGAACGGGGTTCTGGGAATGTGCACGGTGCTGGGCGGGACGGAACTTTCAGACGAGCAGGTGGAATACCTGACCGTGATCCGCAAGAGTGCAGAAGGCTTGTTGGGGATCATTGAGGATATCCTCGACTTCTCGAAGATTGAAGCGGGCAAACTTGAGCTGGATGAAGTCGAGACCAATGTCATCAATCTAGTCGAGGACGCCTTGGACTTGTTCGCCCTTGCGGTCAGCGAAAAGGGTATCGACTTGCTCCATCACATTACCCCGGATGTCCCCGAGAGGGTCTATGTTGATCCGACGCGCTTGCGCCAGATCCTCGTGAACATCCTCGGCAATGCCGTCAAATTCACGAAGAAGGGGCAGATCATGCTCCGGGTGACTTCGGAGGGCCTGGAAGAGGGCAGGGTGAGGCTCATCTTCACGCTCACGGATTCCGGTCCGGGGGTGGATCCGCTCATGCAGGACCATTTGTTCGAAGCCTTCAACCAGCTCGACTCCTCAACTGCCCGCAAATACGGAGGCACCGGCCTGGGCTTGACCATCAGCCAGAAGCTGACCCAGCGCATGGGTGGGGACCTCGCCCTTGACAGCAGCAGTTCCAAGGGATCCACGTTCAGTTTCAATGTCCTTGGAACAACCCTCTCCGGGGGTTGGCTGGAACCCCATCTTCCAGCGGCAGGGGACCCTCCGCACACCGTTCTCCTCTTTGATCCGAACCCTGCCACCCGGAGTTTCTACAGGGACAGGATTTCCTCCCTTGGGGCAGACGTGATTTCCTTTGACGGGAAGCCCGAGGCGGATGCGACCATTCCGGAAAACGCGCTCCTCATCCTGAACCATCCGGAATTGTTCCCGACAACTGAGGGAAGCGTCATTGAGCTTGATCTGCCGAAGGAAAACGGAAAATACCCCGATGCCATAATCCTCGCTTCACCGGGGGAATCCCGCAATTGGGAGATTGCCGGGGTGGAATCGGTTGCCTTTCTCATGAAGCCGCTTCGCTCGCTCGCCCTCGTGCAGATTCTTTATCCCAATGCCCGTAATACGCCTTTACCCTTTCCCAACAGGGCTCGTCAAAAAACCCCGGGGCAGGAACTCAGCGTGCTCATGCGCAACCGGAGAATTCTTGTCGTGGATGACAACAAGACAAACCTCCAAGTTGCCAAGTTGCTCCTGAAACGACACGGCCTCGATGTCGAAATTGTCAGGAGCGGACAGGAGGCCCTTCAGTCTGTCGAAAAGAAGCTCCCGGATGTTGTTTTCCTGGATCTGCAAATGCCCGATATGGACGGATTCGAAACGGCCCGCCGGATCCTGCAAAAGTCCCCGCATCCCTACATTATTGCGATGACCGCTGCCGCCACCACCGATGACCGGCAGGCCAGTGAGGCCGCCGGCATGCGGGATTTTGTTGCCAAGCCAATCAAGGAGAGTGACCTCACCCGGGCCTTGTGGACCTTCTACCATCAATTGAAGGCGGACTAG